From the genome of Longimicrobiaceae bacterium:
GAAGAGCGTCCACCCGGAGCGCCAGCGGAACACCTGCGCCCGGGTGACCGCACCGTCGATTCCGGGGAGCGCCCGCGCCACGTCCGGGAGGAGCGCGTCCAGCACCGCGCGCGGCTCCGCCTCCAGCAGCCGCTCCCCGGCGCCAGGCGTGGGGAAGACCACGACGAGCCCCTTCCCGGGCGGGACCAGCCCCGGCCCCTTGTTCTCCTGCACGGCCACCGCCGCCGCGGCGCGCGCCTCGCCCCGCGGGAAGGAAAGGCCGAACCAGCGCACCCCGGCCGGGCGGTCCAGGAAAAGGGCGAGCGAGACCGCCGGCCGCATCCGCACCCCGGCCAGCCACGCCGCGGCGGGGGTGCCGGGGAGGAGCCCCTGCGCGACCGGCGCCGGCACCGCCACCACCGCCCCGTCGAAGCGCTCGCTCCACCCCTCCCCGGCCACCTCCGCGCCGGAGTCGCGCGCCTCCACCCGGTCCACCCGCGAGCCCGTCCGCACCTCCCCGCCCCGTTCCCGCACCCCCGCCAGCAGCGCCTCGCAGAAGCCGGAGGCGCCGCCGCGCAGCGCGAAGATCTCCACGCCGGCGCCGTAGTGGGCCAGCATGTGGTAGAGCGCCGCCGTGGTCTCCTCCGGGAGCACGCCGTACCCGGTGGCGAGGAAGGGGTAGGCCAGGTACTCCGTGAACTCGCGCCCCATCTCCCGCTCGCCCCATTCGGCGATGGACTCGCGGTCCAGCCCGTGCTCCGCCGCGCGCTCCAGGGCGTGCATGTCCAGCGCGTGGGCGTGGCGGGTCAGAAAGGGGAGGTAGTGGGTTCCCAGCCGCACCTTGAGCCCCCAGGGGAGCGCGCCGGAGGCCAGCATGCTGGGGATGCTGCCGTAGACCACCTCGTGCGCGCGCCCGTTCCGCAGCAGCGCGTCCCGCCCGGGGGAGCGCACCGCCAGCGCGCCCGCCCCGGCCTCGCGCAACAAGCGGAACAGTTCCGTGTACATCGATCCGAAGAGCTGGACGGCGGGGTCCACGCGGAACCCCTCCACCTCGCCGGTACGGGTGCGCCCGCCCACCGCCGGGCGGGCCTCGAAGACCACGACCGAGCCCCCGGCGCGGGTGAGGGTGTGGGCGGCGGCGGCCCCGGCGGGGCCCGCGCCGACCACCGCGATCCGAGGGGAGGGCTGGCTCATGGCGCGGGACGACAGCAATCCCCGCACCGCCCCCGCACTTGCCCGGTTCGAACGCCCGTTCTAAGTTCGGGATCCTACCCTCCCACCCAACACCTCCCGGAGATTCCCATGGATCGTCGAGAGTTCCTGGCGCAGAGCGCCCTGGTGGCGGCCGGGCTCACCGCGTTCGGGCCCGAGGCCCTGGCGGCGGTCTCCCCGGCGGCCCGCGTGGCGTCCGGCGCCGACCCCGCCGTGCGGGAGCTGGCAATGCGCGCGCTGGAGGCGGCCAGGGGGGCCGGCGCCAGCTATGCCGACGTGCGCATCTCCCGCAACCGCAACCAGGCCCTGTCCACCCGCGAGCAGCAGATCACCGGCCTCTCCGACAACGAGACGTACGGCTTCGGCGTGCGCGTCCTGGCCAACGGCGGCTGGGGCTTCGCGGCCAGCCGCGAGCTGTCGCTGGACGAGGTGGCCCGGGTGGCGCGGCAGGCCGTGTCGCAGGCGAAGGCCAACGCCGCCGCCCAGGTCCGGCCGGTGGTGCTGGCGCCGGTGCAGAAATGGCCGGACGGGGAGTGGCGCTCGCCGGTGCAGATCGACCCCTTCGACGTCTCCATCGAGGACAAGGTGGGGTTGATGCTGGCCGCCAACCAGGCGGCGCTCAAGGTCCAGGGCGCGCGCTTCGTCAACTTCAACATGTTCTTCCTGCGCCAGGACAAGACCTTCGCCTCCACCGAGGGGACCTTCACCCAGCAGACTCTCTACCGCTCCTTCCCGCGGATGACGGTCACCGCGGTGGGGAACAACGAGTTCCAGAACCTGCAGTCCACGGACGTGCAGCCCATGGGGCTGGGGTACGAGCACGTCCGCGACTCGAACTTCGTGGAGAACGCGCCCAGGTGGGCGGAAACGGCGGTGCGGAAGCTGTCCGCGAAGCCGGTGCAGCCGGGGCGCTACGACCTGGTGCTCCTCCCCACGCACCTGTGGCTGACCATCCACGAGTCCATCGCGCACCCCACCGAGCTGGACCGGATCATGGGGTTCGAGGCCAACTACGCCGGGACCTCGTTCATCCACCCCGTGGAGAAGTTCCTGGGCCAGTTCCGCTACGGCCCGGAGTTCATGAACATCCAGGGGGAGCGCTCCACCCCGGGCGGGCTCTCCACCGTGGGGTGGGACGACGAGGGGGTCAAGCCGGACGAGTACCTGATCGTGAAGCAGGGAGTGCTGCACGACCTGCAGACCACGCGCGAGCAGGCCCCCATGCTCGCCGACTGGTACCGCCAGATCGGCAAGCCCGTGCGCTCGCACGGCAACTCGTACGCGGAGAGCTGGTCGGACGTGCAGTTCCAGCGCATGCCCAACGTGAACCTCCTCCCGCATCCCGAGCGCGACGTCTCCCTCGACGAGCTGGTGGCCGACGTCAAGGACGGCATCCTCATCGACGGCGACGGGTCCTTCTCCATCGACCAGCAGCGCTACAACGCCCAGTTCGGCGGGCAGGCGTACTACGAGATCAAGAACGGCAAGGTGGGCGAGATGCTGAAGGACGTCGCCTACCAGATGCGCACCCCGGAGTTCTGGAACGCCATGGACGGCCTCGGCGGGAAGAGCAGCTACTTCCTGGGCGGCTCGTTCTTCGACGGCAAGGGGCAGCCCTCGCAGTCCAACGCCGTGTCGCACGGCTGCGTCCCCACGCGCCACCGCAAGATCAACGTCATCAACACCGGACGGAGGGCCTAGAGCATGGCCGACAACCGTTTCTTCACCCGGCAGGAGGCCGAGGCGCTGGCCACCAAGGTGCTCGGCATGTCGAAGGCCGACGAGGTGCGGGTGAACATCAACAGCGGCGTGACGGGGAACACCCGCTTCGCGCAGAACCAGGTGAGCACCGCGGGCGACACCCGCGACGCCACGCTCACGGTGACCACCGCGTGGGGGAAGCAGGTGGCGTCCGCCACCACCAACCGCTTCGACGACGCGTCGCTCCGGCAGGTGGTGGAGACCGCCGAGCGGCTGGCCCGCCTGGTCCCCGAGGACCCGGAGTACCTGGGCGAGCTGGGCCCGCAGCAGTACCCCGCGACGCCCGGCTACTTCGAGTCCACGGCGAACCTCACCCCGGAGGAGCGCGCCGCCGCGGTGCTGGCGATCGCCCGCCCGGCGCAGCAGCGGGGGCTGGTGTCCACCGGCTTCCTCACCTCCGTGGCGGGGGCGCAGGCGGTGGCCACCAAGCGCGGC
Proteins encoded in this window:
- a CDS encoding NAD(P)/FAD-dependent oxidoreductase, producing the protein MSQPSPRIAVVGAGPAGAAAAHTLTRAGGSVVVFEARPAVGGRTRTGEVEGFRVDPAVQLFGSMYTELFRLLREAGAGALAVRSPGRDALLRNGRAHEVVYGSIPSMLASGALPWGLKVRLGTHYLPFLTRHAHALDMHALERAAEHGLDRESIAEWGEREMGREFTEYLAYPFLATGYGVLPEETTAALYHMLAHYGAGVEIFALRGGASGFCEALLAGVRERGGEVRTGSRVDRVEARDSGAEVAGEGWSERFDGAVVAVPAPVAQGLLPGTPAAAWLAGVRMRPAVSLALFLDRPAGVRWFGLSFPRGEARAAAAVAVQENKGPGLVPPGKGLVVVFPTPGAGERLLEAEPRAVLDALLPDVARALPGIDGAVTRAQVFRWRSGWTLFPPGCLARLAEFRRGGVEGDEPVALAGDYLHAPTVEGAVTAGVRAARRVLQRL
- a CDS encoding TldD/PmbA family protein — encoded protein: MDRREFLAQSALVAAGLTAFGPEALAAVSPAARVASGADPAVRELAMRALEAARGAGASYADVRISRNRNQALSTREQQITGLSDNETYGFGVRVLANGGWGFAASRELSLDEVARVARQAVSQAKANAAAQVRPVVLAPVQKWPDGEWRSPVQIDPFDVSIEDKVGLMLAANQAALKVQGARFVNFNMFFLRQDKTFASTEGTFTQQTLYRSFPRMTVTAVGNNEFQNLQSTDVQPMGLGYEHVRDSNFVENAPRWAETAVRKLSAKPVQPGRYDLVLLPTHLWLTIHESIAHPTELDRIMGFEANYAGTSFIHPVEKFLGQFRYGPEFMNIQGERSTPGGLSTVGWDDEGVKPDEYLIVKQGVLHDLQTTREQAPMLADWYRQIGKPVRSHGNSYAESWSDVQFQRMPNVNLLPHPERDVSLDELVADVKDGILIDGDGSFSIDQQRYNAQFGGQAYYEIKNGKVGEMLKDVAYQMRTPEFWNAMDGLGGKSSYFLGGSFFDGKGQPSQSNAVSHGCVPTRHRKINVINTGRRA